The Triticum dicoccoides isolate Atlit2015 ecotype Zavitan chromosome 6A, WEW_v2.0, whole genome shotgun sequence genome has a window encoding:
- the LOC119317931 gene encoding cyclin-D3-1-like yields MVPSGYDCAASVLLCAEDNAAILGLDDDEDDCSWAAAAAGAGATTPPRVAADAAAAAEGFLVDHPVQSDECVAALVATEKEHMPADGYPQMLQRRAGALDLAAVRRDAVDWIWKVIEHFNFAPLTAVLSVNYLDRFFSVYPLPEGKAWVTQLLAVACLSLASKMEETYVPLPVDLQVVEATSAFEGRTIKRMELLVLSTLKWRMQAVTACSFIDYFLRKFNDHDAPSMLAFSRSTDLILSTAKGADFLVFRPSEIAASVALAAFGERNTSVVERATTTCKYINKERVLRCYELIQDKIAMGTIVLKSAGSSMFSVPQSPIGVLDAAACLSQQSDDTAVGSPATCYQASSASKRRRIGR; encoded by the exons ATGGTTCCGTCCGGGTACGACTGCGCCGCCTCCGTGCTGCTCTGCGCCGAGGACAACGCCGCCATCCtcggcctcgacgacgacgaggacgactgctcctgggcggcggcggcggcgggggcgggggccaCCACCCCGCCGCGCGTCGCCGCCGATGCCGCCGCCGCGGCGGAGGGGTTCCTGGTGGACCACCCCGTGCAGTCCGACGAGTGCGTGGCGGCGCTCGTCGCGACGGAGAAGGAGCACATGCCCGCGGACGGGTACCCCCAGATGCTGCAGCGCCGGGCCGGGGCCCTGGATTTGGCCGCCGTCAGGAGGGACGCCGTAGATTGGATTTGGAAG GTCATTGAGCATTTCAATTTCGCCCCGTTGACTGCGGTCCTGTCTGTCAACTACCTTGATAGGTTCTTCTCGGTCTATCCCCTTCCT GAAGGCAAAGCTTGGGTCACACAGCTCTTGGCAGTGGCTTGCCTGTCCCTCGCTTCGAAGATGGAGGAGACCTATGTGCCGCTCCCTGTCGACCTGCAG GTGGTTGAGGCAACTTCTGCGTTTGAGGGAAGGACCATAAAAAGGATGGAGCTTTTGGTGCTCAGCACCTTAAAATGGAGGATGCAAGCTGTTACTGCTTGCTCATTTATTGACTACTTCCTGCGCAAATTCAATGATCATGACGCACCCTCCATGCTCGCATTCTCCCGCTCGACCGACCTCATCCTGAGCACTGCTAAAG GAGCTGATTTTTTGGTGTTCAGACCTTCAGAGATTGCTGCAAGTGTTGCACTTGCCGCATTTGGGGAGCGCAATACTTCAGTAGTCGAGCGGGCTACAACTACCTGCAAGTACATAAACAAG GAGCGAGTGTTAAGATGCTACGAACTGATTCAAGACAAGATAGCAATGGGAACCATTGTCCTAAAGTCAGCTGGATCATCAATGTTCTCTGTGCCGCAAAGCCCGATAGGCGTGTTGGATGCTGCTGCATGTCTCAGCCAACAGAGTGATGATACTGCTGTTGGATCTCCAGCAACATGCTACCAAGCCTCTTCGGCAAGCAAAAGGAGGAGAATTGGCAGATGA